The Sporomusa termitida genome has a window encoding:
- a CDS encoding cadmium resistance transporter translates to MESAIVTAFVAFVSTNIDDIFVLMLFYSQIGGQLKKCHIIAGQYLGITILLIVSVLGSLGLNIVPPQYTGLLGMIPILLGIKQWSGYRQEKKAAANSTKGSKAEVQSETGSDPIAEHFMFDNAANETEHVMDDRPEIEAQVPKKTKIKAALSKLINPAVLNVSLVTVANGADNIGIYIPLFTRLSTVELIITIIIFLLLIAVWCFIGEQLTNFPGIKDTIQKYKNLVVPVVFIGIGIFILVESGALSFLTLNLLK, encoded by the coding sequence ATGGAAAGTGCAATTGTAACGGCTTTTGTTGCTTTCGTAAGCACTAACATTGATGATATTTTTGTGTTGATGCTATTCTATTCGCAAATAGGCGGTCAATTGAAAAAATGTCATATTATTGCCGGTCAATATCTGGGCATAACAATACTCCTTATTGTAAGTGTTTTAGGTTCATTGGGATTGAATATCGTCCCCCCGCAATATACGGGATTATTGGGAATGATTCCAATATTGCTGGGAATTAAACAATGGTCAGGATACCGGCAAGAGAAAAAAGCGGCTGCTAATTCAACAAAGGGAAGTAAGGCGGAAGTGCAAAGTGAAACAGGATCAGACCCAATAGCCGAGCACTTCATGTTTGATAATGCGGCGAACGAAACAGAGCATGTAATGGATGACCGCCCTGAAATTGAGGCGCAAGTCCCCAAAAAGACAAAAATAAAGGCTGCGTTAAGCAAGTTGATTAATCCCGCGGTCCTAAATGTTTCTTTAGTTACGGTTGCTAATGGTGCCGATAATATAGGTATTTATATACCACTATTCACAAGGCTAAGTACAGTTGAGCTTATTATTACAATTATTATTTTCTTATTATTAATTGCCGTATGGTGTTTTATCGGGGAACAACTGACAAATTTTCCTGGTATAAAAGACACCATTCAAAAATACAAAAATTTAGTTGTGCCAGTTGTATTTATTGGGATAGGTATATTTATTTTAGTTGAAAGCGGTGCCCTCAGTTTCTTAACGCTGAATCTGCTAAAATAA
- a CDS encoding ArsR/SmtB family transcription factor, producing the protein MSNQLVFAEVCLEAVYFCQDWHEWQRHCQANLDSRDKNVYILHDYIFRRCVMKKCPCDSDMCEELCEHPQTVCQVQSELPPEEEVRQVTEMFRVLGDMNRFKILQALSQRELCVCDIAAVLQMAQSAVSQQLRLLRGARLVKYRKEGTLAWYSLNDDYVAILLQHGMNYIRQK; encoded by the coding sequence TTGAGCAATCAATTGGTGTTTGCTGAGGTGTGTCTGGAAGCCGTGTATTTCTGTCAGGATTGGCACGAATGGCAGCGGCATTGCCAGGCAAATCTTGACAGCAGGGATAAGAACGTATATATTTTACATGACTACATATTCAGGCGGTGTGTGATGAAAAAGTGTCCCTGTGATTCCGATATGTGTGAAGAGTTGTGCGAGCATCCCCAAACAGTCTGCCAAGTGCAAAGCGAATTGCCGCCGGAGGAGGAAGTCCGGCAAGTGACGGAAATGTTTAGGGTATTAGGTGATATGAACCGGTTCAAAATCCTGCAGGCGTTATCCCAGCGGGAGTTATGTGTCTGCGATATTGCAGCGGTGCTGCAGATGGCGCAGTCGGCCGTATCGCAACAGCTTCGCCTGCTGCGCGGTGCTCGCCTGGTAAAGTACCGCAAAGAAGGGACACTGGCCTGGTATTCGCTTAATGATGATTATGTCGCTATTCTGCTGCAGCATGGAATGAATTATATCCGGCAAAAATGA
- a CDS encoding heavy metal translocating P-type ATPase, protein MSANIPPKKTAGQSGGCSPTSEPSAELEAAATCGCCPPASSAAVAEPDCSCCPEAALDQPLAAPACDCCPDTRAIAPPAPAAFAGGADNATDQINPQVASSTRTSTFTVAGLDCADCAAKLERGMSRLTGVTDVKVNFATAKLNVTYDQTQLQPAEIEKAVSGFGYQADLIPAAGSPAGAQQSVFRVSGLDCGDCAAKLEKRVAALAGVVSAQVNFTTGKMTVEHTAPVTAILQAVKQAGYQAERLTAGSRRPETNAAWWSNRRTQATIVAGIILGLATVLEWLNFQDTVLIPLYVAAAVIGGYSAAKSGLYGLRSFTFDMNFLMTVAVIGAAAIGEWSEGATVAFLFSFGNTLQTYTMDKTRQSIRALMELAPPEALVRRNGVEERLPVEEIMIGDLVIVKPGERIAMDGIVKSGLSAVNQATITGESLPVEKTAGDAVYAGTVNAHGALEIEVTRIAADSTLAKIMHLVEEAQAQKAPSQQFVDVFAKYYTPAVLLTAAGIMLLPWLLFNQPFAPWFYKGLVLLVISCPCALVISTPVSIVSAIGNSSRNGVLIKGGAYLEQMGGIQAIAFDKTGTLTHGRPVVTEILPIGKTNEQDLLSLAAAVEKWSEHPLALAIVEKAKQLPRPPATNFKALVGLGAQADVNGQTIYVGNLRLFEKLGLSLEQHKAAMIDLEEQGKTVMLVGSATAIGGLIAVADTLRGNSRNAIRELRQAGMKHIAMLTGDNSRVAAAIATNLNLDTYYSDLLPQDKVATVQKLTKEYGSVVMVGDGVNDAPALAAANVGVAMGVAGSDTALETADIALMADDLGKLAYVINLSRKTVAIIKQNIGFAILIKVIFVIFTFFGFVDLWLAVLADMGSSILVTLNGMRLMQKIR, encoded by the coding sequence ATATCAGCCAATATACCGCCCAAGAAAACAGCCGGCCAGAGCGGCGGCTGTTCACCAACGTCCGAACCATCCGCCGAACTTGAGGCGGCAGCGACTTGCGGCTGCTGCCCGCCGGCAAGTTCGGCGGCAGTTGCCGAACCGGACTGCAGTTGCTGCCCGGAGGCAGCGTTGGACCAGCCGTTAGCCGCCCCGGCCTGCGATTGCTGCCCTGACACGAGAGCAATCGCCCCCCCGGCTCCTGCCGCCTTCGCCGGCGGCGCTGATAACGCTACTGACCAGATAAACCCCCAGGTGGCGTCTAGCACCCGGACCAGCACGTTTACGGTCGCGGGTCTGGACTGCGCCGACTGCGCCGCCAAATTGGAAAGAGGCATGAGCAGACTTACCGGTGTAACAGATGTCAAAGTCAATTTTGCCACCGCTAAGCTGAACGTCACCTACGATCAAACTCAACTCCAGCCGGCAGAAATTGAAAAAGCAGTCAGCGGTTTCGGCTATCAGGCCGACCTCATTCCGGCAGCAGGCAGCCCGGCCGGGGCTCAACAATCGGTATTCCGGGTTTCCGGCCTGGACTGCGGTGACTGCGCTGCCAAGCTGGAAAAACGGGTGGCTGCACTGGCAGGTGTAGTATCAGCCCAAGTGAATTTCACCACCGGCAAAATGACAGTCGAACATACCGCCCCGGTTACTGCCATCCTGCAGGCGGTTAAACAAGCCGGTTATCAGGCCGAACGGCTGACGGCAGGTTCCCGCCGGCCGGAAACCAACGCAGCGTGGTGGAGCAACCGGCGTACCCAGGCAACGATCGTAGCAGGTATTATCCTGGGGCTGGCTACCGTCCTGGAGTGGTTAAACTTCCAGGACACCGTCCTCATTCCCCTGTATGTTGCCGCCGCCGTAATTGGCGGTTATAGTGCAGCCAAAAGCGGGTTGTATGGCTTGCGTTCCTTTACCTTTGACATGAATTTTCTCATGACCGTGGCCGTGATTGGAGCTGCAGCTATCGGCGAATGGAGCGAAGGCGCGACCGTTGCCTTTTTATTCTCCTTCGGCAATACCCTTCAGACATACACTATGGATAAAACACGCCAATCCATCCGGGCTCTCATGGAACTTGCCCCGCCCGAGGCACTGGTACGACGCAACGGCGTGGAAGAACGACTGCCGGTAGAAGAAATTATGATTGGCGACCTGGTCATTGTCAAACCAGGCGAACGGATTGCCATGGATGGCATAGTGAAAAGCGGTCTGTCGGCCGTCAACCAGGCTACCATTACCGGCGAATCCCTGCCTGTGGAAAAAACAGCCGGTGATGCGGTTTATGCCGGGACAGTTAATGCGCATGGTGCTTTGGAAATTGAGGTCACCCGGATTGCCGCCGACTCCACTTTGGCAAAAATTATGCATCTGGTGGAAGAAGCCCAGGCCCAGAAAGCGCCATCCCAACAGTTTGTCGATGTCTTCGCCAAATATTACACCCCGGCCGTCTTACTCACTGCCGCCGGTATCATGCTCCTTCCCTGGCTGCTGTTTAATCAGCCTTTTGCCCCCTGGTTCTACAAAGGTCTGGTGCTGCTGGTCATTTCCTGCCCCTGCGCCCTGGTCATCTCCACACCGGTTTCCATTGTATCGGCGATTGGCAATTCCTCCCGCAACGGCGTACTCATCAAAGGCGGCGCTTATTTGGAACAAATGGGCGGCATACAGGCCATTGCCTTTGATAAGACCGGCACCCTAACCCATGGCCGCCCAGTGGTTACTGAAATCCTACCAATAGGTAAAACCAACGAACAGGATCTGCTGTCCCTGGCGGCGGCAGTAGAGAAATGGTCTGAACACCCATTGGCGCTGGCCATCGTGGAAAAAGCAAAACAGCTCCCCCGGCCGCCGGCAACCAATTTCAAGGCCCTGGTCGGCCTTGGCGCTCAGGCTGACGTTAATGGGCAAACCATCTATGTCGGCAACCTCAGGCTGTTTGAAAAACTGGGCCTAAGCCTTGAGCAGCATAAGGCGGCTATGATCGACCTCGAAGAGCAGGGCAAAACGGTCATGCTCGTCGGCTCGGCTACGGCTATTGGGGGATTGATCGCAGTAGCTGATACGCTGCGGGGCAACAGCAGGAATGCTATCAGGGAACTGCGGCAGGCCGGTATGAAGCATATCGCTATGCTGACCGGGGACAACAGCCGGGTTGCCGCCGCCATTGCCACAAACCTCAATCTTGATACGTACTATAGTGATTTGCTACCCCAGGACAAAGTGGCTACCGTACAAAAACTGACCAAGGAGTACGGCTCGGTGGTGATGGTCGGAGACGGCGTCAATGACGCCCCGGCACTGGCTGCCGCCAATGTCGGTGTGGCCATGGGCGTCGCCGGATCAGATACGGCGCTGGAAACAGCCGATATCGCTTTGATGGCTGATGACCTGGGCAAACTGGCCTATGTAATCAATCTGAGTCGCAAAACGGTTGCTATCATCAAGCAAAACATCGGGTTTGCCATATTGATTAAAGTAATATTTGTTATATTTACCTTCTTCGGTTTTGTTGATCTGTGGCTGGCAGTGCTGGCCGACATGGGATCATCCATCCTGGTAACGCTGAACGGGATGCGGCTCATGCAGAAAATCCGCTAA
- a CDS encoding LysR family transcriptional regulator, which yields MDIRGLRSFLMVAQCLSFTEAAKRIYIGQSALSKQIAELEEDLGVELFLRHHRSLELTASGKTLLREGSILIDKVAEVVEKTQLAQRGIRGNLKIGCFGLEDAFLPYALKRFRALYPQINLDIRILTLKMIEDDLECEDLDLGFIVLLGTEPKTPRFMNRLIYRSRLCFLLPIDHAYAKEAAIDVSCLANDSFIMLYEAECPQGFDWFMSFCKKRGFTPKIANKTTSFDSIYWQIEAGIGISFTIKDPPIPRRMHTSIAIVDMQGDDAVSNVMAVWKEEHRNPATSLFLQILENTRR from the coding sequence ATGGATATCCGTGGTTTACGTTCTTTTTTAATGGTTGCACAATGCTTAAGTTTTACTGAGGCTGCCAAACGTATATATATAGGTCAGTCGGCTCTGAGTAAACAAATTGCTGAGCTGGAAGAGGATTTGGGGGTGGAGTTATTTTTACGCCACCACCGTTCACTGGAATTGACAGCCTCAGGCAAAACGCTACTTAGAGAAGGCTCTATTCTTATTGATAAGGTTGCTGAAGTTGTTGAAAAAACGCAGCTAGCACAGCGCGGAATACGCGGCAATCTAAAAATCGGCTGTTTTGGACTGGAAGATGCCTTTCTCCCCTACGCCTTAAAGCGATTCCGGGCCCTTTATCCGCAGATAAATCTGGATATTCGCATACTCACCCTTAAAATGATAGAGGATGACCTGGAATGCGAAGATCTGGACCTTGGCTTTATTGTTCTGCTGGGAACTGAGCCAAAAACCCCTCGGTTCATGAACCGTTTAATCTACAGGAGTCGTTTATGCTTTTTACTGCCAATTGACCATGCGTACGCCAAAGAGGCTGCGATTGATGTCTCTTGTTTAGCCAATGATTCTTTCATTATGCTGTATGAAGCAGAATGCCCACAGGGCTTTGACTGGTTCATGAGCTTCTGTAAAAAACGAGGCTTTACACCAAAGATTGCTAATAAAACGACAAGCTTTGACAGTATCTATTGGCAAATAGAAGCGGGTATAGGTATTTCGTTTACGATTAAAGACCCGCCTATTCCGCGGCGCATGCATACTAGCATTGCCATAGTTGATATGCAGGGAGACGATGCTGTTAGTAATGTAATGGCAGTCTGGAAGGAGGAACATCGTAACCCTGCCACCTCGCTCTTCCTCCAAATATTGGAAAATACCAGGCGATAA
- a CDS encoding sigma-54 interaction domain-containing protein, whose translation MAKHSDIMKQVFAHMAGMVVVDHQSRIVFVEETYAASRGFDSQQVIGRYVKDIIPTSKLPVVVETGKPILGDVFFYEGKTVICNRYPLIKAGIIIGAMSYQVFEGVDKLFESIRELQDQLDYYKEKVKKYAGIRYSLADTIGSSPAAVEIRTAILKAASSNATVLVQGETGTGKELVAHALHQESRRSPYSFVKLNCAAIPQELIESELFGYDEGAFTGARRAGKKGKFELADKGTLFLDEVSQLSMAAQAKLLRVLQEKEIERIGGTGPILVNVRIIAATNDNLEDMVKLGTFRADLYYRLNVIPIKVAPLRERRSDIPLLVKKFTEKYGEQAGLEIVSVDFDAMALLMEYEWPGNIRELEHAVERAINLCSSNILQPVHFEWLLPKIRNKVKPATGRSIQDAKAASEKEVILNALQATQGNKKKAAELLGIARPLLYQKMNRLGILS comes from the coding sequence ATGGCAAAACATAGCGATATAATGAAACAAGTATTTGCGCATATGGCTGGTATGGTAGTAGTCGATCATCAATCACGGATTGTTTTTGTCGAGGAGACCTACGCAGCGTCAAGAGGATTCGATTCCCAGCAAGTCATAGGACGCTATGTTAAGGATATAATCCCGACTAGTAAGCTCCCGGTAGTTGTTGAGACAGGTAAACCAATTTTAGGCGATGTTTTTTTCTATGAGGGAAAAACTGTAATATGCAATCGATATCCTCTGATAAAGGCTGGGATTATTATTGGTGCCATGTCTTATCAGGTATTTGAAGGGGTCGACAAACTTTTTGAATCTATACGGGAGTTGCAAGACCAACTTGACTACTATAAAGAAAAAGTGAAGAAATATGCGGGGATACGATATTCGTTGGCGGATACTATCGGTTCAAGCCCAGCCGCTGTTGAGATCCGTACGGCAATATTAAAAGCCGCAAGCTCTAATGCTACTGTCTTGGTACAAGGAGAAACGGGTACAGGCAAGGAGTTGGTTGCTCATGCTCTACACCAGGAAAGTCGCCGGTCACCTTATTCATTTGTAAAGCTCAATTGTGCGGCTATTCCCCAAGAGCTTATCGAATCAGAGTTATTTGGCTATGATGAAGGCGCCTTTACGGGAGCGCGTAGGGCGGGGAAAAAGGGTAAATTTGAATTGGCTGATAAAGGAACACTCTTCTTGGACGAGGTAAGTCAATTGTCTATGGCGGCTCAGGCAAAACTGCTTCGTGTACTGCAGGAAAAAGAGATAGAGCGTATTGGGGGAACAGGGCCAATTCTTGTTAATGTAAGAATTATTGCAGCCACTAACGATAACCTTGAAGATATGGTAAAGCTAGGTACATTCCGGGCAGATTTGTATTACCGGCTGAACGTTATTCCAATTAAGGTTGCACCACTAAGAGAAAGAAGGTCAGATATACCCCTGCTTGTAAAAAAGTTCACAGAAAAATATGGAGAGCAGGCGGGCTTAGAAATAGTTTCTGTAGATTTTGATGCTATGGCGCTGCTTATGGAATACGAATGGCCGGGGAATATCCGCGAACTGGAACACGCTGTGGAAAGAGCGATTAACCTTTGCAGTTCCAACATACTTCAGCCAGTTCACTTTGAATGGTTGCTGCCGAAGATACGCAACAAAGTAAAGCCAGCTACCGGCAGGAGTATTCAAGATGCAAAAGCGGCGAGTGAAAAGGAGGTTATTTTGAATGCACTG